In Sebastes fasciatus isolate fSebFas1 chromosome 8, fSebFas1.pri, whole genome shotgun sequence, the DNA window AACCCGAGCCTCGACCAATCCGGTGTTGTGTCAAAATCTGTTTCCCCGTAGATGTGCGTTTCCCCCTCCCTAAACCTGAACCAAGCCTTGACCCTAAACACTGAGGTGGGTGATATCGTTTTAACTGGAGGGAAACACTATTCAACAAGGGAACAGACTTCAACCTAACACCTGTATGGAACTCTGATTTTGTGATCTGCATATTTGCCCCTTGTTGTTATGTAATCTATTCTATCTAATCTATTAGTTtatcaaaaacaataaaatcactGAAATTGTGTATAATTTCTCCATATAGGGCTCAATATTgctcttaaagctgcagctggtaactttgagcagatatgataaaaaagttatctttataaaacggtcactatatcctgtcaGTAGTGCATGACAcaggtaatctgtgaaaaaaaaacacattccaatgtgtcctcctttgctcctaatgccatttgcaagatttcaacatgcccgaacaaaaacaaccaatcagagccgatcagtctctgggcagctgtcaatcactgctcacaaaactccaatcaaactgaACTAAAAAATGAATCCAgattgtaatgcctatttctcacctcagatattttcagaattatcttgtagtgtactgtttagttgtaaaatgagaaagtttgtgacccggccgccatgcactgcccaccagcccgagcaaactttctcattttacagctaaacagtacactacaagaagtttctgaaaacattttaggtgagaaataggcattacagtaacagaatcttatTTGATCAGCGTGGCCGAGTTGGACAGTTTGATCGGGGTTGGCGAGTTGTGCAAGCagtaattgacagctgctctagaggcagctcggctctgattggttgttttcctgccattaggagcactaggaggataCACAGGATCCTGATGTTGttcacagattacctgtcaCGTGCTCTACTGtctggatatagtgacagttttataaaattattttgtatcatacttgctcaaagttaccaactgcagctttaattcaaaCACCAAAAATCTGCACATTCCCCAAATTATGATTTATATTTCTTTGGGAGATATTTTCTTTACCTGATATTATGGACCGTTTCTGTCAGTGTTAGCTGTGCATGAATTttcaagtaaaaaaacatcatcgtTCAGAGCGGCGTTTGCCGATTGAGATCCTAACAACTCTGCAGAAATACAGCACGCTCATGATGCAACGAGAATGTGCAAAGAAGCAATATATAAAAAAGGCAAATTCAGTTATTCCAGTTGAAATAGGATGCTTGTCAGAGATGGGGCGCAATCCATCAAAACAAAAGGCTTGCTGCACTCATTGTTATAAATCTACTGACTCACGCTCTGCCTTATGTTGTCTGACAACATCCAATCCTGGCATTTCTTTATCCAAATGTaactgtctgcatgtgtgtacaCTGGTGGGAATTTTAAGTAGACCCAAAGTCATGGTATATGGTTTGGATAATCTGTATGCAGCCTGCAGCAATGAACCACTAGCTGAGAGGGTCAACTCAGGGCAGAAAGTGTTCATACCCTTCAGGTGGCCTGTGGGTGCCGGTGCCCCTTCACATTTATATGGGTTGGAATCTGTATTAATTTGACTGTAGCTCTGACTTTATGTCCTCTGCAGTGACACAAGATGAATGTGTAAACGATGCAAGAGACAAATTTAATGAATTGTGAGATGGAAAACACTCTTAACCCcaacagagtaacagagagTCAAGTTGTTCTAAATCTCCTGAGACATTCATTTATCCCTTAGACACAATAATGAAACTGAATTATTGAAATGATAACCATTTGACCAATTACTTACTTCATGAATGGCTGTTATCCATTAATTAATAAAGAATAATTGGACTATTCAATTCTATTTCTTGGGGCAAAGAGAAGCAAATATGTGATAGGCctaactaataacattaatgatagGTGCATGGCCTTCCTAAATGGAACAGAACCATCATTAATGTTTGTTTGTATCACCTGTGTTTGTTCCACAGTGTCCCGATCCTTACTACTAATTGCATACAGTGTGTATTATATACTAATACTGTCATAGAATGCTGTTTTTGCAGTTAATATAGAttcaaaaaaagctttttaCAAACAAAGGAAATGATAAAGGATGTGCACCAACGTCAATCAAACTGTGACCTTGGAgtaacacaataataaacaaagATAAGGCACAATGATTCAGTTCAAttattgaattgaactgaactgaattagAGGGTCTTCTTAGTAAGCTGTTACTGGCTGTGTCTTGTGTGTCTTATCGCTGTTCTTATTTCCCCTGCTTTACCCAAGTCTTTCTTGTAAAGCAGATCTTGATCTCAATGAGACtacctgattaaataaaggaAGTACTAATTATACCTCCAAATACAGTATAATGgtactttgtgtttaatcaTTTTACAGCCATACTGtaagaaaaaattaaaagagaTCTTTACACCTTGAAAAGGACTGAGGTTTTAGATTTAGATCATGTGTGTAAATATACACAATGTACTTTTATAAAGTGTGTGCACAGCTGTGCAGTCACCATTGTTTGCAGTGTTTCAACTCCGATTTCCATATACAGCCCATAAAGATGAGATTCACCTCGTCTCACCACAACttgcaatttattttcattttgttgcaGCTGTGAGTCATTCCTCCATGCATTCCCTTGTGAATTGCATTGAGAGGCATCAGTGTACATCAGAAGTACACAGTGATGCAAGTTTTGTTTCCGTATGTAGGCCTACTCTTTTTTTGGAgtcattttgtttctttttcgaTGTAAATACTCTACAACTCAAAACCTGCTTTGAAAAGTGTGTATTATGGAATTAGCACACAACTAGGCCTGTGGGTCAGAGGGGTCATCCACAGTTTTTTTACAGCAGAGGTTTTGAATtagtcatagcaggaaaagtgTGTAATGTAATTAAGTAGTACATTTAGTCAAGtgctgtacagtacagtacaattTTCAGATACATGTACTTAACTTGACTATTCCCATTTTCCATTACAATTAATTCAGagataaatattgtactttttactcactTACCaacttacatttatttgacacttaCAGTTACTgctgtacagtactgtagtaCACAGAGCATCTAAAGTCGCCTCCACATTGACGAActccaacattaaaatgctcttgttagatataaaaacagaatattagaatattctataataatataatactgtgAAAGGAgcaattctgcataatgagcctggtaattttacttttgatactttaagtacttaaagggactgtttgtaattttttacacgtataaatctaccgggtcggtttcccatgcgcgctagCATATGCGGACTCCCtttggacacgtaccatcagactccaacacaaactacaccgAAGCACCAAAACatcaaagttgtatctagtgcagcccgtcttgcaaaacagtgtttggcggcggtcggaggacgcgggggagaccgtagctttggtctccagggccggagtctctgcagtactctgcttctctgcctgcttgccttcactcacacaccgcgctcgttctcgctccacctcacgttcatgcgcgcacactacacactgcagaagacttcgtagctctgagaatatctagagAATGAAATAATGTgctgaaataaatgctgcagctcctccagaccaacagaggttttccgtgtcttgtgaagtgacggggctccggagcaagaaacgttatcgtctccgacccgGTGCCGGCGTCTCCCTGCGGctgcggtcggagacgataatgtttctcttcctgcttcagcccaggaggctgaggcaggaaaagcaaaCACTAGGaccagcattgattcatggagagaccttcgtctggtcagctaacattactggcaagcagctgaaatatagagtgatattgtgcttttagctgacgtgtgtcacctcactgttttgatcgatgctcgttcatgtctatttagagcgagcaagcgcgagcccgacgctgactttcgttgacttaacggccacaggtgtcgctgttaacaagacattctgaaagttacaaacagtccctttaaatcacattttgaaTTTAggacttacttacttacttacttacgcACTTGAAATGGAGTATTCTTCTGTGGTaaaaagtaactaagtatatttcCTCAAGTACTGTTTTTAGGtccttgagtatttccattttctgctactttctacttctactccactccAATTCAAAGGCAAATATCACACTTTTTACTCGACTActtttactttgcagattcaggtcaacaatacaaaatataatcaacaaataaactaTGAGGTAATGTTATAGATTAAGATAAAACTTGATTGATCCACCGGAGAATGTTCTAAAGCTACCAAGCAGATAAAATATATTAAGTAGTTAAAATTATCTCCACCTTTCccagctgcaatattaaagtgatttacacattaatgcattcattataatccaataaaatgattcatggagagaccttcgtctggtcagctaacattactgccaagcagctgaaatatagagtgatattgtggttttagctgacatgtgtcgcttcactgttttgagcgatgctcgttcatgtctatttagagcgagcacaagcgcgagcccgatgctgactttgttgacttaaaggccacaggtgtcgctgttaacaagcatttctgaaagttacaaatagtccctttaagtaaaattgTGCATGCAGTAggctacttttacttgtaacagagtatttttacactgtggggtactgctacttttacttaagtacatgctctgagtacttcttccacctctggtaATTTTAGACTATGGCATTTCAGAGTATTGCTTCCACCACTGGGTAAAGCATaagtgttactaataacattaatgagggCTGTTGTATTCAAGGGTCCCAATAAGACAAGCCATCATGACTTGTATTATTTCCACCTGTGTCTTCTTTCTTTACCATAAATGATTCTACACCGACATCTGCTGGCAGGGAGGAGTATCACATGttaggggcttttattttgaagtgtgGAGAGCACACGttagaggcttttattttgaagtgtgGAGACAGGCAGCTGTTGTTGAACCTCTGTTGACAGTGGGACGAGTGATAATACAGGTTAGACTAACCCGGTTTACAAGCGATTACTTCTTCAAATGTGTTGTAACAGAACAGCTACAGTATGTTTGAAACGGAGGTTGAATAGtaataaataatgattaaatAGTGGTCATTTAGCAGAAGCAGCGCGAGCTACTGGAGCAGATAGCTAATGTAGCTAGCAGCTAGCTGTGAGCTCAACTAAGGAAGTGTGTGTAAGTCTCTGCTAGACATGGCAGCTAGTCTGCTCATTAACTAGCTACGGTTTAACGTTTTCTTGGCTTCatacaaatgtattatttaacaAAGGGCGATAACACCACCAGGTCGTGATGTAGTTGGCGTTAGCAGCAAGTTAGTTATATAGTGTTCACTTGAGCTAGTGGTCAATGTGCAGCTCACTAACGCTCACTAACGGTCACTAACGGTCACTGGACTCCAGTAAACGAAGCTTGTCATTGTACAGTGTAAGTCGGTGAAGTCGTGGCTGACATTAAAGAAGCCATAGCAGCAACGTGGTGGATCTATGAGCACTATGTCAGTGTCTTCTACTCAGTCCCCCTCGGGCTCATTTAGTCTGTCTACAGTCACTTTGTGTTGTCATAGTTACATGTTTGTTTCTTTACGCGAGTAAAAGCTGTAAcatcacaatgtaaaaacactctgttacaagtTGAACAAGTCCAGGATTCAAATGTTTACTTCggtaaaaatagagaaatattaGCAAAATATACTTCAAAAGTATCAAAGGTAAAAGCACTTTGAGTGCACCATATTATGTGTATTTTGTCATAGGGATTATTACTATTCATTTTTGTAGTAGCTGATCGAGTTACTTATCTtcaacaatgcatcatattttattggctgattgtatgtaaaatcttaatttaaaAAGTAGTAGCTGTCAAGTTAATGTAGCATAGGTCAAGTTAAAGGTACCATATTTccatatttccctctgaaatgcaaCTAcagtattttgataatcgattaatcgtttcagtcatttttcaagcaaaaacaaCGAAAGAAATTCCACACATTTTCTGGTTCCAACATctcaaatgtcaaatgtctttgtaaactgaatgtctttgtaTTTTGCACCTTCTGTAGAACAAATAAGGCATCTGAAGAGACCTTGGGCTGTGGGAagttgataatgaaaataatgattagtTGCCAGTCTAGAGTAGAAAAggaaagcaaaagaaaatgacaaTACTCCAAGTACATTTTCCACTACTGGTTTTGTGTAACACCAACAAACATAcatttgattgaaagacaattCTTAATCTGTCATCTGTCTCAACAGCACTGAATGCAGCAAATCACAGGATGGACTCCAGTGGGAAACCCTCAACTGCACAGGTCGTGGTTTTAGCCACCAGCTCAGCCCTGACAGCACTCTTCTATTCCATTTACAAGAGCCGAGCTACAACGGTTGCAAGATTAAAGGTCAGCCACGTTTCTGCACACTCTGTCTTGGTCATGTGAACGTCAGCAGTGTCTTAGTTTATTGCCTGTTATGTTCCATTTGTTAATCTTAAATGTTTGTTTCCACAGGAAGCCAAGAAAGTCTCCATTGATCAGGATTTGATAAACATTCTGTCTGAAACTCCTGGAAGATGTGTCCCATACGCTGTCATAGAAGGTGTGTTTTAAAATTCAAACTTATACTGATTCATTTGTTCATGTAGACTACAATTGACCATGCATAGTTACAACAATACTTTCACACTGTGTCCTGTTTATTGCACACTCGGCAGGTGTAGTAAGATCCGTGAAGGAAACTCTGAACAGCCAGTTTGTTGACAACTGCAAAGGCGTGATTGAAAGACTGACCTTGAAGGAGGAAAAGATGGTGTGGAATCGCACCACTCATCTCTGGTAAGTGAGCCAAAAGGGTTTATCCTGAGTAAAGTACATAAAGTCAGAAGGCATGATGAAGCTTACATGGCAGTTTTGTGCTATTGTATTTAAGTCCAACTTAAATTAAATAGCATTCTTGAACCATTGTCATTATGGCGTACATATCTGCACTGTAAATCACATCCTGTGTTCTCTGAGAACAAAATTCACAAAAGGgagaaatgtgtattttttggtttcatgaTGATTTCCCTTATTTTTTGCGTTAATTCGTCAGAATGCCCTTAGTCCTCGGTCTCAGTGGATGATGGAGCTTGTTTTCATACAGCCAGTCAAATCTTTCAAAAAGCAGCAACATCCCTGTTCTTTCATAAGCAGAACAAACAATCCCACTGAGCCAGACAGCAGCCTGTAACACAACACAGGAGCCACAGACTCTGAACAACAACCCACATTACTTTTCCTGCTAAAGTCTCCTTCTCTTACTtacaaacatgaacacacacatcttGTCTTGCACCTTAGCTTGATAAATGAGCGACCAAACAAACATTCATAGTGGAAAAGTGCACTGATAACGTCAGTTTGCAGGCTAGACAGTAATTAGCTGCTCAGCTGCTGCTCATTAAACAGCATGTAAACGCACCTGTAAATGTCCCTTCAGTCCATTTTAGATGCTGGTGTGGTTCTCACTCTTAACACAGACACCGACAGGCCCCTCCAGCTGCTGAGAGGGAAAGATATTTCCCCCAAAGACCTTACTTTcttactttttttgtaataaaataaaataaaataattaactatacatttaaaaacaagtttgaaattatttttaatgagATGACTAAATATGAGTTCAGTTGGACTTTCAAGAGACAGACATAATCTAACAaaactagagctgaaacaattagttgatcgACAGAACATTCATTTGAACTATTTAGATAATCTTTTAATCTTCTAATTGTTTTGTGTAatttttaaaccaaaaaaataGCTTGTTCCTGCTCCTCCAATATGAGTTTATccagtttttctccattttatataacaaactgaatatatttggactgtatttgaaaatgaaaactgtGATTTGCATTAATTTTtgccattttctgacattttatagactaactACTAGACTAGAGTAACTACTgggttaatcaagaaaataatcagcaggttaataatgataataatccttagttgcagccctaaacaaaacattaataacTGATATTTGTGTACAGGAACAACACAGAGAAAGTCATCCACCAGCGCACCAACACAGTTCCGTTTGGCCTCGGGCCGCATGATGACGATATCGCTGCCACGGTACGGGTTATACGTCCACTAGACGCTGCAGAGTTGGACCTTGAGACCACATACGAGAACTTCCACCCCACGGTCCAGTCCCTGTCCAATGTTATCGGCCACTTCATCAGCGGGGAACGACCCAAGGGCATCCACGAAACTGAGGAGATGCTGCGGCTGGGAGACAGCGTCACAGGCGTAGGAGAGCTGGTCCTGGATAACAACCTGATCAAGCTCCAACCTCCCAAACAGGGCTTCCGTTATTTCCTCACTCGGCTGGACTACGACTCTCTTCTCAGGAAGCAGGGGAACAGCGTCAGACTGTGGAGGATTCTCACCGTTGTCTTTGGCGTCGCTGCTTGCTCCACGCTCCTCTTCATCCTGTGGAAGCGATACGTACACCACAGAGAGAGCAAGAAGGAGAGGAGCATGCTGGAGGAATTCAAGGAGCAGCAGAAGAAACGCATGCGTGAACTCAACGTAGAGGAAAGCAGCGTGTCGCCCACCAGCTGTACTGTCTGCCTGAGCCAGGAACGCTCCTGTGTGTTTCTAGAATGTGGTCATGTGTGTGCCTGTGCTCAGTGCTACGACGTCCTGCCACAGCCAAAGAAATGCCCCATCTGCAGGGCCACGATAGACAGGGTGGTGCCTCTTTACAACAGCTAATGTGGAATACACCACATAAGAAGCATTTTACAATCATAATAACACTGGAAATATGTCTTTCAAAAGCTGTCTGTTCTTCTTTGACAAAGGTAATGCTGGTACATTTTGTTGCACTTTTTTTGCATACTGCTAGATAAATAGTAGGTATCTGTGCTCAATCAATTTCTCATTAAATGTTCAAATTAACTTTGAAACCtgtaaaaatagagaaaatgaaATTCCTTCTTTCATCTtgggagagagaaaatgagatcCATACTTCTTCACActgacaaatattgattgatctTAGAAGATAAGACTTTTTCTACGAACGTACTTACATTTTTCCATGTGTTTCTTAACACAGTTAAGACCTTCTGAATGCATTTTAAAGTAATGAGGCATATTTAACTGTCAGTAAGCGGtggtatatataataaaaatacagtacatCAAGCCCAAATGTTGTACGACACAATAGATAATGTTTTACACTTGGAATCATTCAGTATGGAAACAAAGCTTAATGTGCAGCCAACAGTCTACAGCTCTTATCTAAGATTCATGCTACTGGGTGGAAGTAAAGTGTAggaaagtatgtaagtattttGCTGCTGCTTGAATTCATTACTCTTAATGACGCCGAGTCGCCattgaagtgttgctcaagcgctCATTGACATAGTTTGGCAGTGGTGgcctaaaggttagagaagcgAGTTTGAGACTGGAAGGTTAAATAAATCTGGGTGGCtgcccctccctcattaccaccactgaagTGCCCTTAagcaaggcacttaaccccaaccgctccagtggagctgctcagtgaccagcagatcagactgtggttgtactgggcagcttccaggtgtgaatgtgtaactgtgtgaatgtgatcagggcgctcctgaaaaagagagcattgctctcagtgaacctccccctgaataaataaaggtaaaggaAGTTATTTTGTTAAATGGCACTGGGAACTAGGTAACGGCAagaatatgtttttattctattttttttagatggaacTGGAACAGGAATTATGGGAAAGAGAGGGGGCCGGAAATGGTGAAACAAAAACCATATGGTCGGTTGATGCTTCACCGCGTCATAATTAGAGTGCTGAAAAAAGTCAAGGCCAGCTCAACTTTGATTTGTAGCGCGTCGCACTGACGCAGTGACAAGTCTCTGGTGTGAGTTTGCGGCTTCATGTCACCTAGCATAAGTACATATTAAACCTCAAAACTGAAAGCACAACATCAGAAAAGTGTAATTTCAGCTCGAAGAGATCTAAAATATTAAGCAAAAACAGAAGAGGACGATGATGACAAACTGTCAGATGTGTTTTACATAATTTCCTAATTTAAACATTATCACTCATCATTATACATCAATTTATTTGTCAGACCGTCTACAAAGACCTTTAATTTCATACAAAGACGAGATGCATTGTCCCAGATTTAGTTACCACTGAAGCTACTTTCCATGTGTCGTCCCTGAGCAGGCTGACACAGGGTAGAAGTATTACCTTGAAAAGTGGTAGAGCTTCTGTCAggttgtttggttgtttggttgttgtGGAGAAAGGAATCCGGCTGAGTCTGTCCTGATGTTTTGGGGATTTTGCTCATATAAAGACAGCAGGTGCTCAGGCTTCAGATATTCAGCTCACAGTACAAAGAGCAAGTGGCTGCACATGTAAGAGTTGTTAGTACTGTACAGGGGGGGGGCTCTGTACCATCACAGCCACTGAATGTTGGCACTCTTTTCTTTGgactcattattatttttatttactattattatagtCCATTTGCAACTGAAATCTTATTAAAGACAAATGCAATGTAGACCAAATACTCATCTTACTCAATCACGGTGTAAAATGAGGACACAAGGAGAAAGCGGTTTGAAGAAGATGGAGATTTCTGCCAGGAGGGGGGGATGTCTGCCTGTGAGGAAAATCAGTGATTCAGGATTTGGAATCATGAAAACGTGATGCCACGTGCTTCACCAATGCAAGCAGCTGTTTTCAC includes these proteins:
- the mul1 gene encoding mitochondrial ubiquitin ligase activator of NFKB 1, which produces MDSSGKPSTAQVVVLATSSALTALFYSIYKSRATTVARLKEAKKVSIDQDLINILSETPGRCVPYAVIEGVVRSVKETLNSQFVDNCKGVIERLTLKEEKMVWNRTTHLWNNTEKVIHQRTNTVPFGLGPHDDDIAATVRVIRPLDAAELDLETTYENFHPTVQSLSNVIGHFISGERPKGIHETEEMLRLGDSVTGVGELVLDNNLIKLQPPKQGFRYFLTRLDYDSLLRKQGNSVRLWRILTVVFGVAACSTLLFILWKRYVHHRESKKERSMLEEFKEQQKKRMRELNVEESSVSPTSCTVCLSQERSCVFLECGHVCACAQCYDVLPQPKKCPICRATIDRVVPLYNS